AGCGGCTTGGAGGCAGGCCAGCATGTCATTCCACTGGCCACCGGTCTGGGCACCTGGACCACGCATGCCATCTACAACAAGGACCAGCTACTGCGGTATCCAAAAAAGTGGGTTTAGCGGAGGCAGCCACCTCGACGGTGAATCCCCCCACCGCCTACCGCATGCTCAAGGACTTTGTGCAGCTCTCTCCTGGAGACACCGTCATCCAGAACGGAGCTAATAGCGCCGTTGGCCAGGCAGTGCATCAGTTGTGCCGTGCCTGGGGCATCAATAGCATAGGCATTGTCCGAGATCGGCCGGAGATTGCCGAACTAAAGCAAATGCTGCAGTGCCTAGGAGCCACAGAGATCCTGACCGAGACCGAGATCCGCACCAGTGACATTTTCAAGTCTGGCAAGCTGAAGAAACCCCGACTGGCCTTCAACTGTGTGGGCGGTAAGAGTGCCACTGAGGTTTCGCGTCACCTGACAACGGCGGCGTGATGGTCACATATGGCGGGATGTCTCGCGAGCCCGTCACCGTGGCCACCGGACCCCTCATCTTCAAGGACATTGCATTTAGGGGCTTTTGGATGACGCGCTGGTCCAAGGAGAACTACAGTTCCGCCGAACGATCGGAAATGTTCAAAACATATTCGATCTGATGGAGCAGGGAAAGTTTGTGGCCCCCAAGCATGAGATGGTGCCTTTGGATAACTTTAAAGACGCTGCGGCTGCTGCACTGAGCTTTAAAGGATTCACAGGCAAGAAGTACATATTGAACATGAGCATTTAGCTCCGAACCTTGAGGCTAAGCCTGCCATTTAATTTACATGAATtatgtattaaaattgtaGTCTAATGTGATACAACTCAGACCATATCCACCTCGTTAGACTGATACTTGAGCTGCAGAGTCATTGCGGAGGGGGAGGTGACATCGGTAACAGTCAGCTGCTGGCCATCCTGCAGTCCCAGTTCGCCCAGAGACTGCGTCAGGTTCTTGCGGGTGGCCTTCTCAATGCTCTTTACCGTGGACATGTACAGGGTCTTCTGTTTGCCATCCTTCATTACAGTGGTAAGAGACGGGTTTTTGAGCTGAAAACGCGGAGAGTCGCACAACAGCTTGATGACATCCTCTAGCGTGGTGGTGTTGGGATCCTCGATGGGCAGCGACTGCGGCGTGTTGCTGCAGGCCAAGCAGCTCTCCGATTTCTCAGCCTCATAGGTGTAGGTATAGATCCCGTCCAGATCGTTAAAGTTCAGGTAGTTGGCCATGCTATCATAGCAGCTGGTGGCCAACTTAAAGATCTCCAACGCACAGGCAGCGGCTATGGCTGCATTGGTACTGGCCACGGCGGGAATAATGTGCTTGACAACTCCCTGGACCAAGCGATAGGTAACACCGGTAATGTTGAACTCGTTGGCTCGCTCCAGAGCCCTTCGTAGACCCACCCAATATGCTGGGGGTCGTCGCCATCCAGTGGCACTCCAAACGGACTCTGTTTCTCCCACTGTATGATCTTTACGTATTCAATGCAGTGCTCCGGAAGCCGGGGTGTATTTGCAATTGTGCATAGTGGATAGTTGACCTGCGGTGGGAACAGGTCCAAGGTGCACTCAATGCAGGCCGTAAATCCAGGCAGGATGACGCGGGCATTGCCCTTAAATCCTTCGGTGCCACCATCAATCATGGGCACAATAGAGCTGGCATCTAAGGTGCCGTCTTCCTCGTAGCGCAGCATGGAGAGCAGCATGCCATTGATCCAGCGACGGGCCACGATCGAGTCCAGGCCGCAGACGACCATGTGGAACTGCTGGTAGAAGGTCTCGTCAAAGTCCTGAATTCTCTTAAAGTGTGGCGTCACCCGACAAGAGGGCACTCGTCCGTTGATGAAGCGCGCCGCGCACTCGGCCTTTGATGCGCCAATATCCGTTCGGCGGAACAGGAACTGGCGGTTTAGGTTGGACAGCTCGATGGTGTCCATGTCGATGACGTGCAGATTTCCGAAGCCTATCAGAGCTAGGTCCTTTAGCAGTTCGCAGCCCAGTCCGCCGGCTCCGATGATCAGAACCTGACACTTGGTCTGCAGGAACTCTAGATTGTCTGGCGAGGCCGAAAAGTCGTCCTTGCAGAAGGGACCTTCGCGCTCTAGGATGTTGCGCAGTCCATTGAAGCGCTTGCTCTGCAGGATCAGGGTGGGATTGGGCGAGTGGGCAGACATTTTTGAgttcaaatcaaataaaatgcaactTGCCCCTCCACTAGCCACAGTGTTAGAAACGGCGATTCGTTTTGGCACACTGGTTGAGGCTCTGTATCGAAACATCAGAGACGATAGATTTTAATACCGTCATCACACAACTGTCGGTTGAGTTCTTGCGACCCATTCACACAAGCTCCCTCTGTTGCTAAATATGTTgttgcagaaaaattattgAGACTCATTCACTCAGCACCCGCTTTTGCAAAAGCAGTTAATCAGCCTAAAAAAGTTAACAAACccgaaaaaaagaagaagagaaCGGTAATAAAGTTGATAGAAATGCatagattaaataaattcacttaAAAAGCTGATTGGTATGTTGGTATTTCAGTGAGTGGCTAAAGCTTTGAAAGTTCATCTAAGGTCGGCTACACTTCCGGAAAGCCCCAACGCCCGAtcgttttcaattttcacGATCCATGTATTTTGGTGTCCTGATAACTAACAAATAGGTCAAAGTTTTCGACAAGAGCGATGTCTTTTAAAATATGGgcttatgacactacattgttggcctcattcattgctcattttttgtttaactataCGACAATTACAATGAACAATGAATGTGGAAAATTGCAGAACCGATACCACCGGGGCTGATACATCAAAGAGCAAAAtcgtatttaaaaagtaaaattttgctcatttattcgagttgacgacaaaacaaaatgaaaaagcgaggcttatatgtatacgaaatatttttaaccattaaaaggtaacaactgaaaaccTTTAAGAGTTCAaattagcgggataaacacaatataataaacaaaaccataaagtttgaattttacgttaaaaaggcagtgtgaccgtgattTTATAACCAAAATAATCTCAAACAGTATCCATATAGTTTtctctgtctctgagcttcaatgaatttgtcaatgaatgaggcgaacAATGTAATATCATACCCGTGTAATggatggtggaaggtggatggatctctgtggaaatacgATATAAAGTGAATTGGCTATTGGAAAATCCAAGTTCTCCACCATCCAAGTTCTCACCCAATCGATATTGGCATCGATGATTCCCCACCTCTATTATCAACAGaacaacagaaaaataataatccaAAAGATTATTGCTCAAGCTTCGAGTAGGTGCAATTTGAACTCTGAGACATGTAAGTATAGCCAACTGTGAAAAAGACTatcaatttgatttgtttatttcggACAGGGGTAAGCACAGAACCGCCCAGCAGGATGCAATATTCGTTGCCTTTATGGAGCGACATCCAATCATATCGAAAAATTACCTCAAAGGCGACAAGCAAGCGGCGGAAGCAGCCTGGAAGAGATTGTCAAAGGAGCTCAACAGCGTTGGTCCGCCTGTCAAGGAGGCCTGCGAATGGAAGCGGGTAGGTGCTCcgaaatctttttttttttaggctgtctttttgattttctgttttttaggTGTGGAAGGATTGGAAAAGCTGCATTCGTAAGAAGATAACTAATAACCGCCTAGAGGACTCTAAGGCTAGTGGCAAAGGATCGCTGTACCAAGATACACTCACACCTCTGGAGGATGCAGTCGCCGTGATTTGCGACTTGTACGACATGGCTGACACCATTGTCGAAGCGCGTCCCAAGACCCAAATCGAAGGGCCTCAAAGCCTTTCTCTGcaaagcttaaaaactgacAACGAGGAAGCCACTGTAACGGATATTGGTACGAAaacattaattgaaattgatcaTTGTTCCCAACGCTAGTCCTTTTGCAGACGAGATTGATGAAGACGAAGAAGAAGATGAAGATTGTAGCAACCCAATAAATATTAGAAGTTCAGGTGTAAACTGGAGCCACGAACTACTAGAACTACTGCGAAACGAAAGCTGGATGAGGAAGACGCTTTGGAAATTGAACAGGACAGCGCAGTTCCGGTCCTCATGGACATAGCAAAGGAACTCCGCAATTTAAATAGACAAACACGCCTAAACGCCCAGCGAACTGAAGCTAATACTGCCTCCATATTAGCTCTGGGTACTCAGATATCAGAATTAATGCAGCAGCAGTTAAAGGAACGGAAGCGCCTTAATGCCATAATGGAGAAATTTGTACTCAAAATGGAATCCACAGAATAGATCCAATCCTGTAAACTACCGAAAAATGTATCGTTTTTCTCTCATGGTTTGTTATAAGGCTACATTGTCAAGATATTGTTTCTTTCTATTAGTACTAGCAAGCCCTGAGCGGCTTTGCTCGCTTTTTAACAAGCAAGTCGTGTAGCAATATTGTACCCTAGCAGAGGGTTATACACTCCTAATTGTAATTCAACTCGAGAGCATCGACAGGTCAATGTGTAAAATATCGTTAAAACACCAACTTATTTACCAATATATGGTAATAAAGCGtttcttaaacaaaatataatacattttaattttaaaagaagctaaccAAAACATATTTAGTTACTAAAAAACaacgaattttaaaatgagtCTTATAGCCCAGTCCCACAGAGCAGTAAGAAAGAGCGAGTACCCATGCTTTGCAGCAATTCAATAACATTTTCAGCAGGCTCTATGTAGAAATTTCAGCCAGTTGAGTTTTTATGGAACAGCTGACCGAGTTTCAGCAACTCAAAGATTCAGTCGCTTAGAGAAAGCCTAATCTATTCATTTTAACTCTTACTAACTCTGGAGAAAGTTTCAATCAGAGGTTTTCTTAGAATTCAACAATTTGGGCCTGCAGCATTTCCATGGTGAATTAGCCATAGTTTATTGATATTTCAGCCCTTGGCGTTATAAAATCTAGTTTATCTATGATTTATAAACTCCTCTTCTAGTACTTTTATGAAGGTTTCATCAACACGTTTTGGAACACGCTCTGTAAAAGGCGAAGGAAGGTTAGCTTCATATGGGTGTTTTAATGGCAgagttgaatttgaatttctttttttcaaatgcagattttttaataacaaatctggatttgttttataaacaattatatagcaaaaatttaaaaacagtcCCTTTTTCCAAATTGGCCAccaaaccaatttaaatttttttgcgcCAATACCTTATGGCCTAGACCCACAGAGCACCATCCACCAtttctttgaaaaattgtccgtAAGGTTTTCCCGTGCATAACATTGACGCACAGTCAATGTCCTATCAAAATCCCAAAAACGTGGCAGTGGCATCAGGGTATAACGGAAAACACCAAAATAGTGAATAGTGGAAACCACGCTGGTGTTTGTGGTGGAATTCTAGACTTCAAGTAACCAATATCGATTTCGGAATAGACGCATAAAACAGAATAGGCTGAACAACTGTTCTTTGTCTGGATTTGTCAAGAAAAATTCTCCATCTTCTGTAATCTGGCTATTTGTGTAGTTGTTTTCGGTCCTTATTGGTGAAATTTCCCCACGAAAGTGTATCGATATGCCAAATATCGAGTATATATCTAGTAATCATCGAGTAAACATCGgtaaaaatccaaaatttctAGAATGATGCAATTTCACGCACTTTTCCCCATCTCTATCTTCCTATACAAAACCTTtgtaatagcctgattccattgccgcattagtggctaatgctactccgacatgtcagtggcacgagcagctgatctgggtttgtttacttttgcattttggcaaatccaaaagaaattaatcaaaattaatgaacatgagtgagtttactaaactctgtaatgctcatcaggacatctataatgcgtCCTAGGCATTTGTCAACTTGGACGACATGTAAGAAAAGCTGATtacgttgttatgacgggtttgcaatggagattACCACTGTTTtcaaaaagggctaggatccccgtatgtgtgggagttattttatgccagagatccagcagtaatgcattgtggtactgcgagcagaactTGCAGCGTGCGCTTAAGTTTTCAGtagtttttatacaaaatagattttatattcaaaagacatcaaaaattgcgccaaccttgcatatagaaaacagctgttgtagtggtggcacgaacaaaatatcgttcaacatcggtattttccggtatttttaccaaaaacgttcgtggcgaatggtttttaatcgcatttaaaaatcgcatttattttaaatgcggcatttagccttatgggatttcctgtgtaaataaatgcgcattaggctaaatgcgctttaatgcgccaatggaatcaggctataaataaaactgcGTCTAGCCACAGACGCAACCCTAGTGTAACTAAGCCCTGTTAAAACGCGCTAGGACGTTCCTTTCTCGGCATTATTTtcttacccaaaaaaaaaaaaagcaaaaaaaaaaaaaagaattttatcgATCAGGCTACCAAGTTTCAATTTGAGTACGCATTAAATGAGAAAAGCAGAACATGGATATTAAATCATTTCTGTATGAATTTTGCGCTAAGTCGCGTGTTGAACCAAAGTTTGACGTTCGCCAAACGGGTAAGCGATTATAATATGCGTTTTATCAGCTAGCATATTGCAAATAGTTAATGCCATTCACTGCAATCCCAGGTCCGAAAAACCGTCAGCGCTTCTTATGCGAGGTACGAGTAGAGCAGAACAACTACATTGGTGTGGGAAACTCCACCAACAAGAAGGATGCCGAGAAAAACGCGTGTCGTGATTTTGTCAACTACCTGGTGCGGGTGGGTAAGCTGAATGCCCAGGATGTGCCGGCGGATGTGGGAGCATCGGCAGGGGCGGGACCCAGGGCCGGTTCGCAGGTCGAGGGCGCGGACGGTGGAAATCAGAAGCGCGTGTTTGGTGGTCAGTCGGGTCCACAGGATCTGGGCGAGGCCTACCGCCCATTGAACCACGCGGGCGGACCCGATGGTAGCCGCTTCAGCATCATTGACCATGTGCAGGAGCAGAAGGACATGAACGAGGCTGAGTCCATCGATGTTAACGCTGCTATCCACGGCAACTGGACCATAGAGAACGCCAAGGATCGCCTGAATATGTACAAGCAAGCGAACAATATTCGCGACGATTACAAGTATACCCCAGTGGGCCCGGACCACGCTAGGTAtgtcttacattttttttttttatttgagccTGTATTCCGGGTTTGGCCAAACTTGTTCTACGGCCATGCCTGGAATACAGCACGAAATCCTGGGGGACTGTGCGTAAATTGTGGGTAGCTGAGCCAGCAGAGCGACGTGGTACGATACTCCAAACTACTAAAATTACGTCCAGGTACCTTTCATGGGGCCTGTAAGCAAACGGACTCTCATGAAAGGCGGCGTAGGTGGCAGCAATTTAAGCGCTGCCTTGTCAGCTGCGTCTTCCCCATTAGCACCACATCGCTCTGTCAGCCGGCTGGGGTCCATATAGCCCAAGGGTAAGTTCCGCAATTTGGCCCACATTCTGGCTGGAAACTAGCTCTAAAGGCCTTTTCAATCCAGGAGCTTTATGGCCGAGCTGTCCATTTACGTGCCGGGGCTCAAACGCAAGGTGACGGCCCGCGAGACGGGCTCCAACAAGAAGTCGGCCAGCAAATCGTGCGCCCTGTCTCTAGTGCGCCAGCTCTTCCATTTGAAGGTCATCGAGCCTTTCAGCGGAACTCTCAAGAAGAAGAAAGACGAGGAGCTGAAGCCCTACCCGGTGAAGCTGTCTCCTGAGCTGGTCAACAGCATAGACGAGGTGATCCAGGTGCTTGATCTTCCAGTCGTCAATCCGCgtaatattaaaatcgaacCGGACGGCGCTCCCATTCCACTAATTGTAAGTTATAcggaattatttaaatacaccATACAGGATTTTAACAACTGGTTTCCCAGTGTATCGGTTTACAATGACAGAATTGGTTAGCTCGTTTTTATGAAGTTTGACTGCTCCTGTTTCTAATAAAGTATTGTAGTCTTGTATAGTATATAGTAATATTTCAGAAAGGAAATCAAGTATACAATGCATTGGcatagaaataatttttttgaagtaATTCAATATCGAACACCAAACTTAATTCGTATTATTTCATAATGTTACACACTTTGTTACAAATGTGTACATTTTTGACCATTTATGAAAGTATTTCGCTGTGTACACTCCGAGTTTGTCCACGTTTTTGATCATTTCCAATTCATCGAATTCTTAAGCATCATGGCCAAATGAAactacttttaatattttttttttattatttgatccGCCTAAAATATGCTTTACataatagttttttaagcACCAATTAGAAGAGTATACCTTTTTACACCGATATAATATTATCATTAATTTTCTCACTAAACTGAACAAAATACATACGTACTCTTAAAATGATCCCAAGTAactcatgtttttttttaggttaacGTAAACCGTATTGACTCTATACCACAAGAGGGAGAGAAGCGTCAAGAAAGCTCGGTGATTCCCTGGGCACCTCCGCAGCCAAACTGGAACACCTGGCACGCCTGCAACATCGATGAAGGAGAACTGGCAACCGCCTCGATCGATGATCTGTCGATGGAGTTCGAGCGCTCGCTACGAGAACGCCGCCAGAACGACGAAAACTATCGTCAATTCCTTGAGTTCCGCGACAAGCTGCCCATTGCGGCCATGCGATCCGAGATTCTAAGCGCCATTAATGAGAACCCAGTTGTGATCATTCGCGGTAACACAGGCTGCGGAAAGACCACTCAAATAGCCCAGTACATTCTCGACGACTACATCTCTTCCGGCCAAGGTGGCTATGCCAACATTTACGTGACCCAGCCGCGCCGCATCTCGGCAATTTCTGTGGCAGAACGAGTCGCCCGCGAGCGTTGTGAACAATTGGGCGACACCATCGGCTACTCTGTGCGATTTGAGTCTGTTTTCCCTCGGCCCTACGGGGCCATTCTCTTCTGCACCGTGGGCGTATTGCTGC
The genomic region above belongs to Drosophila gunungcola strain Sukarami chromosome 2R unlocalized genomic scaffold, Dgunungcola_SK_2 000017F, whole genome shotgun sequence and contains:
- the LOC128256381 gene encoding LOW QUALITY PROTEIN: nedd8-activating enzyme E1 catalytic subunit-like (The sequence of the model RefSeq protein was modified relative to this genomic sequence to represent the inferred CDS: inserted 1 base in 1 codon), with the translated sequence MSAHSPNPTLILQSKRFNGLRNILEREGPFCKDDFSASPDNLEFLQTKCQVLIIGAGGLGCELLKDLALIGFGNLHVIDMDTIELSNLNRQFLFRRTDIGASKAECAARFINGRVPSCRVTPHFKRIQDFDETFYQQFHMVVCGLDSIVARRWINGMLLSMLRYEEDGTLDASSIVPMIDGGTEGFKGNARVILPGFTACIECTLDLFPPQVNYPLCTIANTPRLPEHCIEYVKIIQWEKQSPFGVPLDGDDPQHIGWVYXRALERANEFNITGVTYRLVQGVVKHIIPAVASTNAAIAAACALEIFKLATSCYDSMANYLNFNDLDGIYTYTYEAEKSESCLACSNTPQSLPIEDPNTTTLEDVIKLLCDSPRFQLKNPSLTTVMKDGKQKTLYMSTVKSIEKATRKNLTQSLGELGLQDGQQLTVTDVTSPSAMTLQLKYQSNEVDMV
- the LOC128256361 gene encoding LOW QUALITY PROTEIN: uncharacterized protein LOC128256361 (The sequence of the model RefSeq protein was modified relative to this genomic sequence to represent the inferred CDS: inserted 1 base in 1 codon); amino-acid sequence: MGKHRTAQQDAIFVAFMERHPIISKNYLKGDKQAAEAAWKRLSKELNSVGPPVKEACEWKRVWKDWKSCIRKKITNNRLEDSKASGKGSLYQDTLTPLEDAVAVICDLYDMADTIVEARPKTQIEGPQSLSLQSLKTDNEEATVTDIDEEEDEDCSNPINIRSSGVNWSHXTTRTTAKRKLDEEDALEIEQDSAVPVLMDIAKELRNLNRQTRLNAQRTEANTASILALGTQISELMQQQLKERKRLNAIMEKFVLKMESTE